Proteins encoded in a region of the Sphingomonas sp. OV641 genome:
- a CDS encoding RsmB/NOP family class I SAM-dependent RNA methyltransferase: protein MTPAARTQAAIELLDAIIAAAQEAGAAADTLIARYFATRRYAGSKDRRAVRELVYAAIRQCGERPPSGRAAMLLLAETDPDIAARFDGSPHGPAAIQQGEPVAVSGVVPAWIGRELEQSGLPAASWPALVARAPLDIRIRSDVDAGEALSTFPDAQPIAGLDRGWRLPAGTDVAPLAGVAEVQDAGSQVVSLAAEARPGMTVVDLCAGAGGKTLALADAMSGTGRIIACDVDRARLSRLPPRADKAKLTIVETRLLNPGKEAEALGDLAGAADVVFVDAPCSGTGTWRRNPEARWRLTPERLKRLTATQAHVLELAAPLVRPGGSIVYVVCSLLDAEGTLQAEQFLSGHPGWKASTPALPMGVPHGAGVRLSPAQDESDGFFVARLVAPC from the coding sequence ATGACACCTGCGGCACGCACCCAGGCGGCGATCGAACTGCTCGACGCCATCATCGCCGCCGCGCAGGAGGCAGGCGCTGCGGCTGATACGCTCATCGCCCGCTACTTCGCGACCCGGCGCTATGCGGGATCGAAGGATCGGCGCGCAGTCCGGGAACTGGTGTATGCGGCCATTCGCCAATGTGGTGAACGGCCGCCGAGCGGACGTGCGGCGATGCTGCTGCTGGCCGAGACAGATCCCGACATTGCCGCGCGGTTCGATGGATCACCGCATGGTCCCGCGGCGATCCAACAGGGCGAACCGGTGGCCGTAAGCGGTGTGGTTCCGGCATGGATTGGGCGGGAATTGGAGCAATCCGGCCTGCCCGCAGCCTCCTGGCCTGCACTGGTGGCCCGGGCACCATTGGACATCCGGATCCGTAGCGACGTGGACGCGGGCGAGGCCTTGTCGACGTTTCCGGACGCACAGCCGATCGCCGGTCTGGATCGCGGCTGGCGGCTTCCTGCCGGGACAGATGTCGCTCCGCTTGCCGGGGTGGCGGAAGTGCAGGATGCGGGAAGCCAGGTCGTGTCGCTGGCCGCGGAGGCGAGGCCCGGCATGACGGTGGTCGACCTGTGCGCCGGTGCTGGCGGCAAGACGCTTGCGCTGGCTGACGCCATGAGCGGAACCGGGCGGATCATCGCCTGCGACGTCGACCGTGCGCGGCTCTCGCGACTGCCGCCACGCGCCGACAAGGCGAAGCTGACGATTGTCGAGACCCGGCTGCTGAACCCCGGAAAGGAGGCCGAGGCACTTGGCGACCTTGCCGGCGCCGCTGATGTGGTCTTCGTGGACGCGCCATGTTCCGGAACGGGCACATGGCGGCGCAATCCCGAGGCGCGGTGGCGGCTGACGCCCGAACGGCTGAAGCGGCTGACGGCGACACAGGCGCATGTGCTGGAGCTGGCTGCGCCACTGGTGCGACCGGGCGGGTCGATCGTCTATGTGGTATGCTCGCTGCTCGATGCGGAGGGCACGCTCCAGGCGGAGCAGTTCCTCTCAGGGCATCCGGGCTGGAAGGCGTCCACACCGGCGCTGCCGATGGGGGTGCCGCACGGTGCCGGTGTCCGTCTGTCGCCGGCGCAAGACGAAAGTGACGGTTTTTTCGTCGCGCGTCTGGTGGCGCCGTGCTAA
- the rsmA gene encoding 16S rRNA (adenine(1518)-N(6)/adenine(1519)-N(6))-dimethyltransferase RsmA — MTDLPPLRDVIARHGLSASKALGQNFLFDAQLLARIARIPGDLDGAEVLEIGPGPGGLTRALLAAGASVTAIERDRRCIPALAELGEAYPGKLKVIEGDALTIDPRPLFAGKPHIVANLPYNVGTALLVGWLSAEWLPWWRSLTLMFQREVADRIVASPGTDAYGRLAVLAQWRSTPRIAMPVHRSAFTPPPKVMSAVVHIEPSEAPSGVALAKLEALTAAAFGQRRKMLRQSLRGVPGALAALEAEGIDPTRRAETVSVPEFLALARHLST, encoded by the coding sequence GTGACGGATCTGCCGCCGCTGCGCGACGTGATCGCGCGGCATGGTCTCAGCGCCTCCAAGGCGCTGGGCCAGAACTTCCTCTTCGACGCGCAGCTTCTCGCCCGCATCGCCCGCATTCCTGGCGATCTGGACGGCGCGGAGGTGCTGGAGATCGGGCCCGGCCCCGGTGGCCTCACGCGGGCGCTGCTCGCGGCGGGGGCGAGCGTCACCGCGATCGAGCGGGACCGACGCTGCATCCCGGCGCTCGCTGAACTCGGCGAAGCGTATCCCGGCAAGTTAAAGGTGATCGAAGGCGACGCGCTGACGATCGATCCCCGCCCCCTGTTCGCCGGCAAGCCCCATATCGTTGCCAACCTCCCCTATAATGTCGGTACGGCGCTGCTGGTCGGCTGGTTGTCCGCGGAATGGCTGCCTTGGTGGCGATCGCTCACCTTGATGTTTCAACGTGAGGTGGCCGACCGGATCGTGGCGTCGCCCGGCACGGACGCTTACGGGCGCCTCGCGGTGCTGGCCCAATGGCGCAGCACGCCGCGCATCGCCATGCCCGTCCACCGCTCTGCCTTCACCCCGCCGCCAAAGGTGATGTCGGCAGTGGTGCATATCGAGCCGTCTGAAGCGCCATCCGGCGTCGCCCTGGCAAAGCTGGAGGCGCTTACCGCAGCCGCCTTTGGTCAGCGGCGCAAGATGCTGCGGCAAAGTCTGCGTGGCGTGCCCGGCGCATTGGCCGCGCTGGAGGCTGAGGGCATCGATCCCACCCGCCGGGCGGAAACGGTAAGCGTGCCGGAGTTCCTGGCCCTCGCGCGCCATCTCAGCACCTGA
- a CDS encoding SPFH domain-containing protein yields the protein MAIATATLILAIVLLYLLTSIKIVRQGYQYTIEHFGRYTTTATPGFNFYPAFFYRVGRRVNMMEQVIDIPGQEIITKDNAMISTDGVVFFQVLDAAKAAYEVSDLYVALLQLTTTNLRTVMGSMDLDETLSKRDEINARLLSVVDHATTPWGVKITRVEIKDIRPPADIVNAMGRQMKAEREKRANILEAEGMRASEILRAEGQKQARILEAEGRRESAFRDAEARERAAEAEAKASHVVSAAIESGGTQSLNYFIAQKYVEAVGKFATSPNAKTILFPVEATQLIGTLGGIGELAKATFGDKASDPALPTKASVPQVRTEPKQ from the coding sequence ATGGCCATTGCAACCGCCACGCTGATTCTGGCTATCGTGCTGCTCTATCTGCTGACCAGCATCAAGATCGTACGCCAGGGCTACCAATATACGATCGAGCATTTCGGCCGCTACACGACGACGGCCACGCCGGGCTTCAACTTCTATCCCGCCTTTTTCTATCGCGTTGGCCGACGCGTGAACATGATGGAACAGGTGATCGATATCCCCGGTCAGGAGATCATCACCAAGGACAATGCGATGATCTCCACCGACGGGGTCGTCTTCTTCCAGGTGCTGGACGCCGCGAAGGCCGCTTATGAGGTGTCGGATCTCTACGTCGCGCTGCTGCAGCTCACGACCACCAATCTGCGCACGGTCATGGGTTCGATGGATCTCGACGAGACCTTGTCGAAGCGGGACGAGATCAACGCCCGGCTGCTCAGCGTGGTGGATCACGCCACCACCCCCTGGGGCGTCAAGATCACGCGGGTGGAGATCAAGGACATCCGTCCCCCGGCCGATATCGTCAACGCGATGGGTCGCCAGATGAAGGCCGAGCGGGAAAAGCGCGCGAATATCCTTGAAGCCGAAGGCATGCGCGCATCGGAAATCCTGCGCGCCGAGGGTCAGAAGCAGGCGCGCATCCTGGAGGCCGAGGGGCGGCGCGAGTCGGCCTTCCGCGATGCGGAGGCTCGCGAGCGTGCCGCGGAAGCGGAAGCCAAGGCCAGCCACGTCGTGTCTGCCGCCATCGAGAGCGGTGGAACGCAGAGCCTGAACTATTTCATCGCCCAAAAATATGTGGAGGCGGTTGGCAAGTTCGCGACCAGCCCGAACGCGAAGACCATCCTCTTCCCGGTCGAGGCGACTCAGCTGATCGGCACCCTTGGCGGTATCGGCGAGCTGGCCAAGGCGACGTTCGGCGACAAGGCATCCGATCCCGCGCTCCCGACCAAAGCATCGGTGCCGCAGGTCCGCACGGAGCCGAAGCAATGA
- the guaB gene encoding IMP dehydrogenase yields MDIRLGLTFDDVLLVPAASEVLPSEADTRTRVTRDIALNIPILSSAMDTVTEADMAIVMAQLGGMGVLHRNLTVEEQVAAVRQVKRFESGMVVNPITITPQATLAEAQALMAQNRISGIPVVETDGKLVGILTNRDVRFAENPMQPVSELMTRDNLATVRVGVGQEEARRLLHQRRIEKLIVVDDNYRCVGLITVKDIEKAVTYPDATKDAAGRLRVAAATTVGDKGFARTEALVDAECDLVVIDTAHGHNRDVARAVERVKKLSNSVQVVAGNVATGEATRALIDAGADGIKVGIGPGSICTTRVVAGVGVPQLTAVLDCAEAAAASGVPVIADGGLRTSGDLAKALAAGASTCMVGSLLAGTEEAPGETFLYQGRAYKSYRGMGSVGAMGRGSADRYFQGEIKDQLKLVPEGIEGQVPFKGPARDVIHQLVGGIKAAMGYTGSATLADLRERANFVRITGAGLKESHVHDVTITREAPNYPTR; encoded by the coding sequence ATGGATATTCGGCTCGGCCTCACCTTCGACGACGTTCTCCTCGTTCCGGCTGCATCCGAGGTGTTGCCGAGCGAGGCGGATACCCGAACGCGAGTGACGCGCGACATCGCGCTCAACATCCCGATCCTGTCCTCGGCAATGGACACGGTGACCGAAGCGGACATGGCGATTGTCATGGCGCAGCTCGGCGGGATGGGCGTGCTCCACCGCAATCTGACCGTCGAAGAGCAGGTCGCGGCGGTCCGGCAGGTGAAGAGGTTCGAAAGCGGCATGGTGGTGAATCCGATCACCATCACGCCGCAGGCCACGCTGGCCGAGGCGCAGGCGCTGATGGCGCAGAACCGGATCAGCGGCATTCCGGTGGTGGAGACGGACGGCAAATTGGTCGGCATCCTGACGAACCGTGACGTGCGGTTCGCGGAGAACCCGATGCAGCCCGTGTCGGAGCTGATGACCCGGGACAATCTTGCCACCGTCCGCGTCGGCGTGGGGCAGGAAGAAGCGCGGCGGTTGCTGCACCAGCGCCGCATCGAGAAGCTGATCGTCGTTGACGACAATTACCGCTGCGTCGGCCTGATCACCGTCAAGGACATTGAAAAGGCCGTTACTTATCCGGATGCGACGAAGGATGCGGCCGGCCGCTTGCGCGTCGCGGCCGCGACAACGGTGGGCGACAAGGGGTTTGCGCGCACCGAGGCGCTGGTCGACGCGGAATGCGACCTGGTCGTGATCGATACGGCGCACGGCCACAACCGCGACGTGGCGCGTGCCGTGGAGCGCGTAAAGAAGCTGTCCAACTCCGTTCAGGTCGTCGCGGGGAACGTCGCGACCGGTGAGGCGACGCGTGCCCTGATCGATGCGGGCGCGGATGGCATCAAGGTCGGGATCGGCCCTGGCTCGATCTGCACGACCCGCGTTGTTGCAGGTGTGGGTGTGCCGCAGCTGACCGCCGTGCTGGACTGCGCCGAGGCTGCCGCGGCGAGTGGCGTCCCGGTGATCGCGGATGGCGGCCTGCGCACGTCCGGCGATCTTGCCAAGGCACTGGCCGCCGGCGCCTCGACCTGCATGGTAGGATCGCTGCTGGCGGGTACCGAGGAAGCACCAGGCGAAACCTTCCTTTATCAAGGGCGTGCGTACAAATCCTACCGCGGCATGGGAAGCGTGGGCGCGATGGGGCGTGGCTCGGCGGACCGGTATTTCCAGGGCGAGATCAAGGACCAGCTGAAGCTCGTGCCCGAGGGGATCGAGGGCCAGGTGCCGTTCAAGGGGCCGGCACGCGACGTGATCCACCAGCTGGTTGGCGGCATCAAGGCGGCCATGGGATATACCGGGTCGGCCACGCTTGCTGACCTGCGTGAGCGGGCAAATTTCGTGCGGATCACGGGTGCGGGGCTGAAGGAAAGCCACGTCCACGACGTGACGATCACGCGGGAGGCACCCAATTATCCGACGCGCTGA
- a CDS encoding response regulator transcription factor produces the protein MSKGDTVYVVDDDPDLAASVARLLRRHGYAAEPILDPIDLLHVYLDAPAHCIVTDVMMGDLDGFGFADRVRVLDPDVAIVFMTAWPTTANAVDSVRRYGGLDYLEKPIDEDRLLAAIREGVVWSRDRRAVSARTASLTPRERQVFDLLVQGHPNKVVADRLGLSPKTVEDHRASVLAKTGTTGLAQLIALSK, from the coding sequence GTGAGCAAAGGTGATACCGTTTACGTCGTTGATGACGATCCCGATCTGGCGGCCAGCGTCGCGCGCCTCCTGCGGCGGCACGGTTATGCCGCCGAACCGATCCTTGATCCGATTGATCTGCTTCATGTCTATCTGGATGCGCCGGCGCACTGCATCGTCACTGATGTGATGATGGGGGATCTGGACGGCTTCGGGTTTGCCGATCGCGTTCGCGTTCTCGATCCGGACGTGGCGATCGTCTTCATGACCGCCTGGCCCACCACCGCCAACGCCGTCGATTCCGTGCGGCGTTATGGCGGGCTGGATTACCTGGAAAAGCCGATCGACGAGGATCGCCTGCTCGCCGCCATCCGCGAGGGCGTCGTGTGGAGCCGCGACCGGCGCGCCGTCAGCGCCCGGACCGCCAGCCTGACGCCGCGCGAACGCCAGGTTTTCGATCTTCTTGTGCAGGGGCATCCGAACAAGGTCGTCGCCGACCGCCTCGGCCTGTCACCCAAGACCGTCGAGGATCATCGCGCATCCGTCCTCGCCAAGACCGGAACGACCGGTCTTGCCCAGCTCATCGCCTTGTCAAAATGA
- the pdxA gene encoding 4-hydroxythreonine-4-phosphate dehydrogenase PdxA: MSVVSPLAVSMGDPAGIGPEVIAKAWAARNAAALPPFFAVGDVRAIERVWKGPVAPITDLREVEGAFDAALPVLTVEDAGEIVPGRPDADGARCALHSLELAVGLARSGAASALVTGPVSKAQLYGIGFSHPGQTEFVAERFGVSKENAVMMLAGPSLRVVPMTTHVPLVQVASLLTIELVVAKGRATARGLRRNFGVEEPRLAFAGFNPHAGESGTLGREEIEVLEPAIAQLRGEGINAMGPFAADTMFHDRAREQYDAALCCYHDQALIPLKALHFDEGVNITLGLPVVRTSPDHGTAFTLAGQNRAEPGATIAAIAMAAKAAAMRAACPNL; this comes from the coding sequence ATCTCGGTCGTGTCGCCTCTCGCTGTTTCCATGGGCGATCCGGCCGGCATCGGGCCGGAGGTGATCGCCAAGGCCTGGGCCGCGCGCAACGCCGCGGCGCTTCCCCCCTTCTTCGCCGTCGGCGACGTGCGCGCGATCGAGCGGGTGTGGAAGGGCCCGGTCGCCCCGATCACCGATCTGCGGGAGGTGGAAGGCGCGTTTGACGCGGCGCTCCCGGTCCTGACCGTGGAGGATGCCGGGGAGATCGTGCCCGGCCGCCCGGACGCTGACGGTGCGCGCTGCGCGCTTCATTCGCTGGAACTGGCAGTCGGGCTCGCGCGATCGGGCGCAGCCTCCGCCCTTGTGACCGGGCCGGTTTCCAAGGCGCAGCTCTACGGCATCGGCTTCAGCCATCCGGGGCAGACCGAATTCGTTGCCGAGCGCTTCGGTGTGTCGAAGGAAAATGCCGTCATGATGCTGGCCGGCCCGTCGCTGCGGGTGGTGCCGATGACGACGCACGTTCCTCTGGTGCAGGTCGCCTCGCTGCTGACGATCGAACTGGTGGTCGCCAAGGGCCGTGCCACCGCGCGGGGGCTGCGTCGCAATTTCGGCGTGGAGGAGCCGCGTCTCGCCTTTGCCGGCTTCAACCCGCACGCAGGCGAATCCGGCACGCTGGGCCGCGAAGAGATTGAGGTGCTTGAACCGGCCATCGCGCAGCTGCGGGGGGAAGGCATCAACGCCATGGGGCCGTTTGCCGCGGACACCATGTTCCATGATCGCGCGCGCGAACAATATGATGCGGCGCTCTGCTGCTATCACGATCAGGCACTGATCCCGCTCAAGGCGCTGCATTTCGATGAAGGCGTCAACATCACGCTCGGGCTGCCCGTCGTGCGGACCTCGCCGGATCACGGCACCGCCTTCACCCTTGCCGGACAGAACAGGGCGGAACCGGGCGCGACGATCGCCGCCATCGCCATGGCCGCCAAGGCTGCCGCGATGCGCGCCGCCTGTCCCAACCTGTGA
- a CDS encoding NfeD family protein encodes MTLAGLALNAPVLWLLVAVLLAGAELALPGVFLVFLGVAAAIVSAATFILPDLPIAAQLGAFAMWSVVAVLIGRRWYLDYPVDTSDPLLNDRSRRLVGETVIVADPIIAGRGRVRVGDGEWPAAGPDAPTGARMRIISVASGIVVVEPA; translated from the coding sequence ATGACCCTCGCCGGCCTCGCACTGAACGCTCCCGTTCTGTGGCTCCTCGTCGCGGTGCTGCTTGCCGGTGCGGAACTGGCGCTGCCCGGTGTATTCCTCGTCTTCCTCGGCGTGGCGGCGGCGATCGTATCGGCGGCCACCTTCATCCTGCCGGACCTGCCGATCGCGGCCCAGCTTGGCGCATTTGCGATGTGGAGCGTGGTGGCGGTGCTGATCGGCCGCCGCTGGTATCTGGACTATCCGGTGGACACGAGCGACCCGCTGCTGAACGACCGTTCGCGGCGACTCGTCGGCGAAACGGTGATCGTCGCGGATCCGATCATCGCCGGACGTGGCCGCGTGCGGGTCGGTGATGGCGAATGGCCCGCGGCCGGGCCGGATGCGCCGACCGGTGCGCGGATGCGGATCATCTCCGTCGCCAGCGGAATCGTGGTGGTCGAACCGGCCTGA
- a CDS encoding M48 family metallopeptidase → MRYTSVAVAAALAMVSISTSLHGQRPDDQIDAKSLALLQQGKAARSAGNVDTAIDLLETAVAVDPRNRQAFIVLAELSEGRGLPGKAIRLYREALLLEPNDVDALTGQGEALVAKGAVARAKENLARVKVLCKASCPQATTLAATIAKGPPVATAQANTTKQVPAKN, encoded by the coding sequence ATGCGTTACACGTCAGTCGCCGTAGCCGCTGCGCTCGCGATGGTTTCAATCTCGACATCGCTTCACGGCCAACGTCCCGATGACCAGATCGATGCCAAGTCGCTCGCGCTGTTGCAGCAGGGCAAGGCCGCCCGGTCCGCCGGCAATGTCGACACCGCCATCGACCTGCTGGAGACGGCGGTGGCTGTTGACCCGCGCAATCGCCAGGCGTTCATCGTCCTGGCCGAGTTGTCGGAGGGGCGGGGTCTGCCGGGCAAGGCGATCCGCCTGTACCGCGAGGCGCTGCTGCTCGAGCCCAACGACGTGGACGCGCTGACAGGCCAGGGTGAGGCGCTGGTCGCCAAGGGCGCCGTTGCGCGGGCCAAGGAGAATCTCGCGCGGGTGAAGGTGCTGTGCAAAGCCTCCTGCCCGCAGGCCACGACGCTTGCCGCCACCATCGCCAAGGGGCCGCCGGTCGCCACGGCCCAGGCCAACACGACCAAGCAGGTGCCCGCCAAGAACTAA
- a CDS encoding ATP-binding protein, with product MALPRGRARDVALLALYALGFVLTHRLAAAWDGDGYYSLWFPAAGVRFALLWRAGARLTLPVAAVELGMDLLTGAVVLTRSDWFMLVSAVVRPVFAYGLIVFVTRRLLRGMESRGVMFTAPMPFAVAAVLAPIAASLAAIPQALLRPDLTGITDFRAMVLSLNAFAIGDLLGVLLVAPPLLWVADHISGKNRFTIRHRSAPILIESASVLGFGILLGVGLAWVGLGLQPAPVLVAIAWVGLRLGRFGAWCALLIVATIVLPFTATEMSTAARLNLHLGLATLVVTGYLAGSFSDAQARAREALARRDRLLFQAERLKTLRAMSVAVIHEISQPLSTLSIEARHLHESAENAPPEVVATAALIHAKATQLSELVRRLRRYGGRAVDEPTPLPVSALMDSVLALARPEISAAGVGLAVGRVDSNLIVLGQEVELAQAMMNLIRNAAQACGTGGEVSLVVEQEGETVRLCVENGCAPGRSSQPGMGVGTMIARAIVEAHGGTLVRATEKNGRVRATITLPLVGEPA from the coding sequence TTGGCGCTTCCGCGGGGGCGTGCGCGCGATGTGGCGCTGCTGGCATTGTACGCGCTGGGCTTCGTTCTTACCCACAGGCTTGCCGCCGCCTGGGATGGTGACGGCTATTATTCGCTCTGGTTTCCGGCTGCCGGGGTGCGCTTCGCGCTCCTTTGGCGCGCCGGCGCGCGCCTCACCCTGCCCGTCGCCGCCGTGGAACTCGGCATGGATCTGCTCACCGGCGCGGTGGTGCTCACCCGTTCCGACTGGTTCATGCTCGTGTCCGCCGTGGTCCGGCCGGTATTTGCCTATGGCCTGATTGTCTTTGTCACCCGTCGCCTGCTGCGGGGGATGGAGAGCCGCGGCGTCATGTTTACGGCGCCAATGCCGTTCGCCGTGGCGGCTGTGTTGGCGCCGATCGCCGCATCGCTTGCGGCCATTCCACAGGCGCTGCTCCGCCCGGATCTGACCGGCATCACCGATTTCCGCGCCATGGTACTCTCGCTCAATGCCTTTGCCATTGGCGATCTGCTTGGCGTGCTCCTGGTTGCCCCGCCCCTGCTTTGGGTAGCGGATCACATCAGCGGGAAGAACCGCTTCACCATTCGTCATCGTAGCGCGCCCATCCTGATTGAAAGCGCGTCGGTGTTGGGGTTCGGTATCCTGCTCGGGGTCGGGCTCGCCTGGGTCGGGCTGGGGCTTCAGCCGGCGCCGGTGCTGGTGGCGATCGCCTGGGTTGGCCTTCGCCTCGGCCGGTTCGGTGCCTGGTGCGCGCTGCTCATCGTGGCGACCATTGTGCTGCCCTTCACGGCCACGGAAATGTCGACGGCCGCCCGCCTGAACCTTCACCTTGGCCTCGCTACTTTGGTGGTGACGGGGTATCTGGCCGGCAGTTTTTCCGATGCGCAGGCGCGTGCGCGCGAGGCCCTGGCCCGGCGTGACCGCCTGTTGTTCCAGGCCGAGCGGCTGAAGACGCTGCGCGCCATGTCGGTGGCGGTGATCCATGAGATTTCGCAGCCGCTCTCCACTCTCTCGATCGAGGCGCGTCACCTGCACGAATCGGCGGAGAACGCGCCGCCGGAAGTCGTCGCCACCGCTGCCCTGATCCATGCGAAGGCGACGCAATTGTCGGAGCTCGTGCGGCGTCTGCGCCGCTATGGCGGGCGCGCGGTTGATGAGCCGACGCCGCTGCCGGTCAGTGCATTGATGGACAGCGTCCTTGCACTGGCTCGTCCGGAGATCTCCGCGGCGGGCGTCGGTTTGGCAGTCGGCCGGGTTGACAGCAATCTGATCGTGCTCGGACAGGAAGTGGAACTCGCCCAGGCCATGATGAACCTGATCCGCAACGCCGCGCAGGCATGCGGAACGGGTGGCGAGGTAAGCCTGGTGGTGGAACAGGAAGGCGAAACCGTGCGCCTCTGCGTCGAGAATGGCTGCGCGCCAGGCCGTTCCTCCCAGCCGGGGATGGGCGTGGGCACGATGATCGCGCGCGCCATTGTCGAGGCGCATGGCGGCACGCTCGTCCGCGCCACGGAAAAGAACGGGCGGGTGCGCGCTACCATCACCCTCCCCTTGGTGGGGGAGCCGGCGTGA
- a CDS encoding mechanosensitive ion channel family protein: MVANAAIVIGTVVLALALHAAFMAVGRRLAARTPDSVDDAVLALSARPMRWIVVAIALAVARRFLVLPEWADDLWQMIAGFVVPGLLGWLIVTVVQVYIRAIELRYDIAVEDNLRARRRRTRAAILGRIVIIGVSMVTIALMLLSIPSIRSVGITLMASAGLAGLAVGAAAQPALKNLIAGVQLAFTEPIRIDDVLIIEGEWGKVEEIRLTYVVVALWDERRLIVPVSRFLEMPFQNWTRNTSKLLGSAFFWLDPTADIPRLRARYEEVVRANPRWDGRAFVLQVTDTKPDAIEVRVLATAKDAPTAFDLRCDIREAMLAFIRDEMPEALPKHRLLSLAESDALPSQRFA; this comes from the coding sequence ATGGTCGCCAACGCCGCGATCGTGATCGGAACCGTGGTATTGGCGCTGGCGCTGCATGCCGCGTTTATGGCGGTTGGCCGCCGCCTGGCCGCGCGGACGCCCGATTCAGTGGACGACGCCGTCCTCGCCCTTTCCGCCCGACCGATGCGCTGGATCGTGGTTGCGATTGCGCTGGCCGTCGCGCGGCGTTTTCTTGTGCTGCCCGAATGGGCCGACGATCTTTGGCAGATGATCGCTGGGTTCGTCGTGCCCGGCCTTCTCGGATGGCTGATCGTCACCGTTGTGCAGGTGTATATCCGCGCCATCGAGCTTCGCTACGATATCGCGGTTGAAGACAATTTGCGCGCGCGTCGGCGGCGCACCCGTGCGGCGATCCTGGGCCGGATCGTCATCATCGGCGTGTCCATGGTCACGATTGCTCTGATGCTGCTGTCCATCCCGAGCATCCGCAGTGTCGGCATCACGCTGATGGCCTCGGCCGGTCTTGCTGGCCTGGCGGTGGGCGCGGCCGCTCAACCGGCGCTGAAGAACCTGATCGCGGGGGTGCAGCTCGCCTTCACCGAGCCGATCCGCATCGATGACGTTCTGATCATCGAGGGGGAATGGGGGAAGGTGGAGGAGATCCGGCTGACCTATGTCGTGGTGGCGCTGTGGGACGAGCGACGGCTGATCGTGCCGGTATCCCGCTTCCTCGAAATGCCGTTCCAGAACTGGACGAGAAACACCAGCAAGCTTCTGGGAAGCGCCTTCTTCTGGCTGGATCCAACCGCCGACATTCCCCGACTTCGCGCGCGGTACGAAGAGGTGGTCCGCGCCAACCCGCGCTGGGACGGACGCGCCTTCGTGCTTCAGGTAACCGATACCAAGCCGGACGCGATCGAGGTTCGCGTTCTCGCCACGGCGAAGGATGCGCCCACCGCCTTCGACCTACGCTGCGACATCCGTGAGGCGATGCTCGCATTCATCCGCGATGAGATGCCCGAAGCGCTTCCCAAGCACCGGCTGCTTTCGCTTGCGGAGAGTGATGCGTTGCCCTCTCAGCGCTTCGCCTGA
- a CDS encoding response regulator transcription factor — MTATIALVDDDRNILTSVSIALQAEGFLTRVYADGETALKALVDNPPDLAIFDIKMPRMDGLELLRRVRERNQIPVIFLTSKDDELDEALGLAMGADDYIAKPFSQRLLIARIRAILRRTELAQTTEAGEPEAAAPIERGRLSMDPARHRVTWNGEPVTLTVTEFLILETLAQRPGIVKTRNQLMDAAYQDDIYVDDRTIDSHIKRVRRKFRQVDPAFDAIETLYGAGYRFSEE, encoded by the coding sequence ATGACGGCAACGATCGCGCTCGTCGATGACGACCGCAACATCCTCACCTCCGTTTCGATCGCGCTTCAGGCCGAGGGATTCCTCACACGCGTATACGCCGATGGCGAGACCGCGTTGAAGGCGTTGGTCGACAATCCACCCGATCTCGCCATCTTCGATATCAAGATGCCGAGAATGGACGGGCTTGAGCTGCTGCGCCGCGTGCGTGAGCGCAATCAGATCCCGGTCATTTTTCTCACCAGCAAGGATGACGAGCTGGATGAAGCGCTTGGCCTGGCGATGGGTGCGGACGATTATATCGCCAAGCCCTTCAGCCAGCGCCTGCTGATCGCCCGTATCCGGGCGATCCTGCGCCGCACCGAACTGGCGCAGACGACCGAAGCAGGCGAGCCGGAGGCCGCCGCTCCGATCGAGCGCGGGCGCCTGTCAATGGATCCTGCACGTCACCGTGTGACTTGGAACGGCGAGCCGGTGACGCTGACGGTCACCGAATTTCTGATCCTGGAAACGCTCGCGCAGCGACCGGGCATCGTGAAGACGCGCAACCAGCTGATGGATGCGGCGTACCAGGACGACATCTACGTCGACGATCGAACAATCGATTCCCACATTAAGCGTGTGAGGCGCAAGTTCCGCCAGGTGGATCCCGCCTTTGATGCCATCGAGACCTTGTATGGCGCCGGATATCGCTTCTCCGAAGAGTGA